CATCCTTCCATTGAGGGCAAGTCCAAGCCGTTGGGAGCAAATACTTAGAATACAGGTTTTTATTTAAAAATAGAAATAAAGGATTTTTAGATTCAATGACAGAAGTTTAGAGGAATGATAGGAATCCACTTTTGGTCCGCGGATTCCTATCGATGATCCCAACCCCATAAGATTGAGAGAAAACTCAACAACTCTCAACCTGCACTTCTTAATATACTATTTTGAGATATATATTATAACCTATCTAAAAAATAATTTCCGATTGAATTTACTGAATATATGTATATTTTTTCTCCCTTTAAAAATTTTAATGAGACAAAAATAATGCCATACAATAAATGCATACATAAAAAAAGCAATTGAGACAATAGAAAATAAAAAGGGTTCACAAAACCCTTAAAAAATTCCAGCCGTTTGGAGCAAGTACTTTGAATAGACATTCAAGTAAGGTAAGACCTTAGAGGTGGGAAGCCGTTAAAACTTACAGAACTGTAACTCTGGGTATAGGCACCTGCCGTAAAGATATAAACCCGATTTCCTTCCCGCATTGTATGAGGAAAATTATACTTGTAATGTTCATAAAGAATATCCATGCTGTCGCAGGTCGGGCCTGCAAGGATTACTTCTTCAGCACAGCCCTTTTTATCGCAGAAGATAGGATATTTGATGCACTCATCAAGGGTTTCTATAAGGCCCCCGAATTTGCCGATATCGAGATACACCCATTTGTACTGGTTAAATCTGGCTTTCTTGGAGATCATCACAACTTCACTTACGATTATTCCGGCATTGGCGACAAGAGAGCGCCCGGGCTCTATGATAATTTCAGGTAACTCTTCCCCGAAGTCTTCATGCAAAAAACGTCGGATTTCCCGTGCATAAGTCTCTAAATCATGAGCCTGCGCCTGGTATTTTGCAGGAAAACCTCCACCGAGGTTGATCATCTTCAGATATATGCCCTTTTCAGCCACTGCCTCAAAAAGATACTTGCACTTGGAAATGGCATTGTCCCACTGACCAATGTCCCTTTGCTGGGAACCGACATGAAAAGAAAGCCCATATGGCTCAAGCCCCAGTTTTTCAGCTTTCAAAATAAGTTTATAAATCAGATCGGGATGCGAGCCGAATTTTCTTGAGAGAGGCCAGTCAGCCCCATCACTCTCAGTAAGGATACGGAAAAAGACTTTGGATCCTGGCGCTCTTCTGGCTAACTTTTTCAAATCGCTCTCAGAATCGGTAACATAAAGCCTCACCCCCTTTTCGTATGCGTACGCTATGTCCTTTTCCTTTTTGATAGTATTGCCGTAACTGATCCTTTCAGGCTCTACATCAAGCTTGAGAAGTTGATCAAGTTCGTAGATTGTTGCCACATCAAAATTCGAGCCTTTATTCTTCAGGGCAAGCACAACCTCATCCGTGGGGTTAGCTTTTACAGCATAATGAATTTTCGCAAAAGGCATGTGCTCTACCAGTTCTTCATAGCTTTGCTCTATTCTCTGCAGGTCAACGATTAAAAACGGGGTTTCTTTGTCACGGGAGAATTTTTTAATTCGGTTAAACTCGTCTCTTGAGATGAAATCCTCTAGTGGAAACTCGTAACGCTCTCTTCTCATATTTACTCCCTCTCTAAATGTGAAATGTTCCGCAATTAAACTTATGGAAAATTACTTGTTAATAATTTTTAGTATCTCACTATTTGTAATGATTATTAAGTTTATAATCAATTATTTTGGTAATGCGTGAAATAGAACGATTCAAATAGAATTTAAGGTATATAAAACTAATTGTTAATGAATAAAAAGACATAAAAATAGCTTAAACAATTAAATATTTGATATAATTCGTTATATTGTGGAAAGAAGCTTAATTAAAATGATTTTTTATATTAAAGACGACAAAAATCCTTTTAATCCTGCAGAAGAAACGAGAAATCGTAGATGGTCCAAAAATATGCATAGATAATTTTATCCCTAAAAGATGATATTAAGAATCTAAAGTCTAATAGAGACTCTATTAAACAGTTAAATATTGTTGGGAGACTTGTTTATCTGTATTTCCATCAGAAAACTATTATTAAGCCATTTTCACTGAAGCTCAAATTTACGAATTTCCTAATTAATTTTAATATGTATTGGACAGATGCTTCTTTCGGGTTCTGAGCAGTGCTATCAGAAGAGCGATTCCAGCAAGTACGAGACCATAAGTTATGACCACCAGGCTTAGCTGGAGAAAAAGAAATACCGTGGAGAGGGTACCAAGAAACGGGAGTA
This region of Methanosarcina flavescens genomic DNA includes:
- a CDS encoding type III PLP-dependent enzyme gives rise to the protein MRRERYEFPLEDFISRDEFNRIKKFSRDKETPFLIVDLQRIEQSYEELVEHMPFAKIHYAVKANPTDEVVLALKNKGSNFDVATIYELDQLLKLDVEPERISYGNTIKKEKDIAYAYEKGVRLYVTDSESDLKKLARRAPGSKVFFRILTESDGADWPLSRKFGSHPDLIYKLILKAEKLGLEPYGLSFHVGSQQRDIGQWDNAISKCKYLFEAVAEKGIYLKMINLGGGFPAKYQAQAHDLETYAREIRRFLHEDFGEELPEIIIEPGRSLVANAGIIVSEVVMISKKARFNQYKWVYLDIGKFGGLIETLDECIKYPIFCDKKGCAEEVILAGPTCDSMDILYEHYKYNFPHTMREGNRVYIFTAGAYTQSYSSVSFNGFPPLRSYLT